The following proteins are co-located in the Vidua chalybeata isolate OUT-0048 unplaced genomic scaffold, bVidCha1 merged haplotype W_reject_6, whole genome shotgun sequence genome:
- the EPO gene encoding erythropoietin: MGAAGLCALLLLLLGVPGRPQPPPEGPPSLCDPRVIERFILEARDAERGAAGCGPHCDLPEPVAVPDPGVNFNLWRSLDAGSRAQEVAGGQAALAAAVLRARELLRDPRVRPSLDRAYGAARSLARLLRGLPAP, encoded by the exons ATGGGGGCGGCGG GGCTGTgcgcgctgctgctgctgctgttgggggtcccggggcgcccccagcccccccccgAGGGCCCCCCCTCGCTCTGTGACCCCCGAGTGATCGAACGCTTCATCCTGGAGGCCCGCGACGCCGAGCGGGGGGCG gccGGGTGTGGCCCCCACTGTGACCTCCCCGAGCCCGTGGCTGTCCCCGACCCCGGCGTCAACTTCAACCTCTGGCGGAGCCTGGAC GCGGGGTCCCGCGCGCAGGAGGTGGCCGGGGGCCAGGCGGCGCTGGCGGCCGCGGTGCTGCGGGCGCGGGAGCTGCTCCGGGACCCCCGAGTGCGCCCCAGCCTGGACCGCGCCTACGGAGCCGCGCGGAGCCTGGCGCGGCTGCTGCGGGGGCTGCCCGCGCCG